The region CGTTGCCGCAGCTGAGGATCGGGTTGATGCTGCACGACGGGACGTAGGTCGGGTCCTCGGCGAGGTGGATCCGCTCCACCAGCAGCACGGCGGCGGCGACCAGCCCGATCAGGCCACCGACCACCAGGCCGATGGCGAGCCGGCGGTCGCGGACATCGAGGTCGGCACCGGTGTCGGTGTCGTGCTGCGTCATCGGCGGATCCTCGTCACGGTGCGGGCCGGGTCGGCACCATCCTCCGACATCGGGGCAAGGGTGGACGTGGCGGGTGGTCCCGTCTATCATCGCCAATGAGCGATGACAAAGATCACGAGCGATGGAGTACGACGGTGGGCGCAGGTCACGGGCACGGCAGCGCGGCCGGTCGGCACCGCTGGCGCCTCGGGGTCGCCTTCGGGCTGGTGGCGGCCTTCTTCGTCGTCGAGCTCGTCGTCGGCCTGGCCGCCCAGTCCCTCGCCCTGATCTCCGACGCCGGGCACATGGCCGCCGACGTGGTCGCCCTCGGCGCCGCGCTGGTCGCGACGAAGATCGCGACCCGGCCCGACGGCACCGGGCGTCGTACCTATGGCTCCTACCGCGCCGAGGTCTTCGCCTCCGGGCTGACCGTGCTGATCATGCTCGGCGTCTCGGTCTACGTCGTCGTCGAGGCGGTGACGCGGATCGGCGAGACGGTCGAGGTGGCGTCGGGCCCGATGCTGGTCGTCGGTGGCCTCGGGCTGCTCGTCAACGTGGTCTGCCTGGTCCTGCTCCGCGGGGGAGCGCGGGAGTCGATCAACGTGAAGGGCGCCTACTTCGAGGTCGTCGCCGACGCGGCCGGGAGCGTCGGGGTGCTCGTCGCCGGCCTGCTGGTCGGCCTCACCGGAGCCGGGCAGTGGGACACCGCGGTCGCCGTCGCGATCGGTGTCTTCGTCGCCGTCCGCGCGATCGTCCTCGGCCGCGAGGTGCTGGCGGTGCTCGGCCAGCACGCACCGCAGGACGTCGACCTCACCGCGGTCGTGCGCGACCTCGAGCAGGTCTCCGGCGTGGCCGAGGTGCACGACCTCCACGCCTGGACGCTGACCTCGGGGATGAACGTCGCCACCGCCCACCTCGTGCTCTGCGTCGGCGCGGACTCCCAAGCCGTCCTCGCCGGCGCCCAGACCACGCTGCGCGAGGGCCACGGCATCGAGCACGCCACCCTCCAGGTCGAGGCCAACCCCGCCAAGGAGTGCCACGCCGCCACCTGGTGAGGCCTAGCTCCCGGACCTCCGTCGGCGCGCCAGCACCAGGGTCGTCAGGCCCGCCAGCAGGAGGCCGACCGCGACGGCGACCAGCAGGGCCAGCCCGGACGGTGCGCCGGTGTCGGGCAGCTCGCCGGTCGCGTCCGGATCGACGTCCGGGTCCGTGGTGCCTCCCGTCGCCGGGGCGGTCGTGGGTGACGGCGTGCCGGAGGACGGATCGACCGTCGGTGTCGAGGTGGGCGGGCTGGTCGGTGGCGTGGTCGGTGGGTCGCTGGTCGGCGGACTCGTCGGCGGGTCCGTGGTGGGCGGGTCGGTCGGCGGGTCCGTCGGTGGGTCCGTCGTCGGTGGGTCGGTCGGTGGGTCGGTCCGGCGTACGACGTTGGTGACCGTGAAGCCCAGGACGGCGTCGTCCGCCACGGTGACCGAGGTCGGTGCCACGACGACCGGACCCCACTCGTGGTCGGCGCCCGGCGGCGCGGTGAGGGAGTCCTCGACGAGGGTGCAGACGGCTCCGACCGGTACGTCGTTGGCGAGCACGACCGGCCCCTGGGCTGCCGTGACGCTCCACGTCGCCGGGTCGGGCGTCACGTCGTCGCCGCCGAGGTCGCACGAGATCGAGCCCGTGAAGAGCCGTCCCGGTGGGACCACGCCGTCGGGGTCGTCGAGCACCTTGTCGACCGACACCGCACCGATCAGCGGCTTGCACTCGAGGTCGTCGTCCGGGTCGAGCGGGTAGGCGTGCATCTCCGCGCCGTCGCCCCCGTGGACCAGGTCGCCCGCGACCCAGATCCTGCCGTTGGTGCCGGGCGCGGTGATCGTCGTCGTGCTGGCGGGGTCGGCGACCACGATCGAGCCGGGGACCTGCGCGGTGCCGCCGACACCGAATGCCGTCGCGGTCGGCACGTTCCACACCAGCCGCGTGGTGAGGTCGACGAAGAACGGGTCGGAGAAGGGGTCGACGACCGTGCCGGTCGGCCCGAGGAGCGCGTTGAGGTCGAGGGCGACCGGGTCGCCGGTCAGCGTGACGACCACGCCGGCACCGGCAGGTAGGCCGAGGAGCTGCAGGCTGCGGGGACCTCCCGCGAGCGCCGCGCCGTCGATCCGGAACACCTGCGGGTCGGAGCTGCCGTCGCCCGTCGCGGTCAGGGAGAACGGCGTGACCGCCACGGTCCCCGTCGGCGCGAGCGCCGCCCACGCGGCCGACTTCGCCGCGATCACGTCGCGCGTGCCGGCGTACGCCGCGGTCGCGTCCGCGACGCCTGCGCGCAGGTCGCCCCCGTTGGTCTCCACGGTGAGTGCGGGATCCGCGGCACCGCCGACCTCGACGTCCCCGCCGACACCGGCGCCGACGTCGAGCCGGGTGGCGGCGTTGCCGCCGAGGTCGCCGCCGACCGCGAGCATCACGGTGCCCGGCGGCGGGACGATGCCGGACCCGACGCCCACCACGCCGAGGTTGTAGGTGCCGGCGGCAGCGCGGGTGAAGGCGGCGTCGCC is a window of Nocardioides oleivorans DNA encoding:
- a CDS encoding cation diffusion facilitator family transporter; amino-acid sequence: MGAGHGHGSAAGRHRWRLGVAFGLVAAFFVVELVVGLAAQSLALISDAGHMAADVVALGAALVATKIATRPDGTGRRTYGSYRAEVFASGLTVLIMLGVSVYVVVEAVTRIGETVEVASGPMLVVGGLGLLVNVVCLVLLRGGARESINVKGAYFEVVADAAGSVGVLVAGLLVGLTGAGQWDTAVAVAIGVFVAVRAIVLGREVLAVLGQHAPQDVDLTAVVRDLEQVSGVAEVHDLHAWTLTSGMNVATAHLVLCVGADSQAVLAGAQTTLREGHGIEHATLQVEANPAKECHAATW
- a CDS encoding choice-of-anchor A family protein; translation: MTSVRLRSGAVLAAAVGVVAVGLAALSGPPPADAAVGECPPGYGPVGPIDSGDPGFPPYTDDNVNVFVGGDLSVVQRAAEAEGRVVVMGDAAFTRAAAGTYNLGVVGVGSGIVPPPGTVMLAVGGDLGGNAATRLDVGAGVGGDVEVGGAADPALTVETNGGDLRAGVADATAAYAGTRDVIAAKSAAWAALAPTGTVAVTPFSLTATGDGSSDPQVFRIDGAALAGGPRSLQLLGLPAGAGVVVTLTGDPVALDLNALLGPTGTVVDPFSDPFFVDLTTRLVWNVPTATAFGVGGTAQVPGSIVVADPASTTTITAPGTNGRIWVAGDLVHGGDGAEMHAYPLDPDDDLECKPLIGAVSVDKVLDDPDGVVPPGRLFTGSISCDLGGDDVTPDPATWSVTAAQGPVVLANDVPVGAVCTLVEDSLTAPPGADHEWGPVVVAPTSVTVADDAVLGFTVTNVVRRTDPPTDPPTTDPPTDPPTDPPTTDPPTSPPTSDPPTTPPTSPPTSTPTVDPSSGTPSPTTAPATGGTTDPDVDPDATGELPDTGAPSGLALLVAVAVGLLLAGLTTLVLARRRRSGS